From the Planctomycetia bacterium genome, one window contains:
- a CDS encoding XRE family transcriptional regulator, whose translation MIGERIKQARKAAGLSLRALADRAGITAMAISKYEGGKSTPSSRVLLDLSKALGVRTEYFFRPVKIELQEMKHRKHSRLPKKALDQIEGDVKEQLERFIELEQLLPNGPVQAFKLPGHLPARIATLDDVEAVARDLRTSWNLGVDPIPVLTDMLEERGIKVFQSQAINDRFDGMAATVDGIPVVVVGRGWPGDRQRFTLAHELGHLVLQGRLSPDVDEEAAANRFAGAFLAPADEVRKELGEKRVWLEPRELEVLKKTYGLSMQGWMHRAKDLGILPDVHYVEMRKFFSSRGWNKTEPGEQYAPERPQLFDQLVYRALGQDLISESKAAELLRMPLMEFQKKRSMQSGRAAAH comes from the coding sequence ATGATCGGTGAACGCATCAAGCAGGCACGTAAGGCGGCAGGGTTGTCGTTGCGCGCGCTCGCGGACCGAGCCGGAATCACCGCGATGGCGATCTCCAAGTACGAGGGGGGGAAATCCACTCCCTCCTCGCGCGTCTTGCTCGATCTTTCAAAAGCTCTGGGAGTGCGCACGGAGTATTTTTTTCGGCCGGTGAAAATCGAGCTGCAGGAAATGAAGCACCGGAAGCACTCGCGTCTTCCAAAGAAGGCGCTCGATCAGATCGAGGGCGACGTGAAGGAGCAGCTCGAGCGGTTTATCGAGCTCGAACAGTTACTGCCGAATGGACCGGTTCAGGCATTCAAGCTGCCCGGGCATCTGCCCGCCCGGATTGCCACTCTCGATGACGTCGAAGCCGTTGCGCGTGACCTTCGGACATCGTGGAACCTGGGCGTCGATCCCATTCCGGTGCTCACAGACATGCTCGAAGAGCGAGGCATCAAGGTTTTTCAATCGCAGGCCATCAATGACCGGTTCGACGGCATGGCCGCGACCGTGGATGGAATACCGGTTGTCGTCGTGGGCCGGGGATGGCCCGGCGACCGCCAGCGTTTCACGCTTGCGCACGAGCTCGGTCACCTGGTACTGCAAGGACGCCTTTCACCAGATGTCGACGAGGAAGCCGCCGCCAATCGGTTCGCCGGCGCCTTTCTCGCGCCCGCGGACGAAGTTCGCAAAGAGCTTGGCGAAAAGCGCGTCTGGCTGGAGCCTCGCGAGCTGGAAGTACTCAAGAAGACATACGGCCTGAGCATGCAGGGCTGGATGCATCGCGCCAAGGATTTGGGAATCCTGCCTGATGTGCATTACGTCGAGATGCGCAAATTCTTCAGTTCGCGCGGCTGGAACAAGACCGAGCCTGGCGAGCAGTACGCTCCCGAGCGTCCTCAGCTTTTCGATCAGCTCGTATATCGGGCACTTGGACAGGATCTGATCAGCGAGAGTAAAGCCGCCGAACTATTGCGCATGCCGCTCATGGAATTTCAGAAGAAGCGGAGCATGCAAAGTGGCCGTGCGGCTGCTCATTAG
- a CDS encoding PIN domain-containing protein, with product MAVRLLISDANIIIDMDTGGLLRLMFRFDATFAVPDVLYEEELRADHPELLRLGLKRLELSEGTVVYAGRLVEKYRGLGASINDLLALALARQEECPLLTGDGRLRTAGRTEGIDVHGTLWLIEQMIRARTITVRQAGAAYAKMRDAGRRLPWDDVDQQLRTLR from the coding sequence GTGGCCGTGCGGCTGCTCATTAGCGATGCGAACATCATCATAGATATGGACACAGGCGGGCTGCTCCGCCTGATGTTCCGCTTCGATGCTACGTTCGCTGTTCCCGATGTCCTGTACGAGGAAGAACTCCGTGCCGACCATCCGGAATTGCTTCGTCTCGGCCTCAAGCGCTTGGAGCTGAGTGAAGGTACAGTCGTGTACGCGGGCCGGCTGGTCGAAAAGTACAGAGGCCTCGGTGCCAGTATCAATGACCTGCTCGCGCTCGCCCTCGCGCGGCAAGAAGAGTGTCCGCTATTGACCGGTGATGGAAGGCTTCGGACCGCGGGTCGAACAGAGGGTATTGACGTCCATGGCACCCTCTGGCTCATTGAGCAGATGATCAGAGCGCGCACGATAACCGTCAGGCAGGCCGGGGCCGCCTACGCAAAGATGCGCGACGCGGGACGCCGGCTCCCCTGGGACGATGTAGACCAGCAGCTACGGACATTGAGATAG